A region of Thiohalobacter sp. DNA encodes the following proteins:
- a CDS encoding TusE/DsrC/DsvC family sulfur relay protein, whose product MPNTSTVVNFPAEGSLNVNGKSVAVLPEGGLRNLSEWSRDVAAAMAAAQGLELTAEHWAVIDVMRNYYQTYNVSPVRKLLKRALRDAGHEGLADDAVLDGLFPGDVRLQGARIAGIPVPHLDAELERRTYANSKARSQVSSAGAGEAAGHFVGSFEFEGKTFEVTPTGNLLDLSCWNERVAEHLARKEGIELTQDHWQVINFLRSFYFEYGITPMVKILMKHMAEELGPDRASRDHLYSLFPKGPSRQGSRIAGLPEPQGCIDG is encoded by the coding sequence ATGCCAAACACCTCCACTGTCGTCAATTTCCCCGCCGAAGGGTCCCTGAACGTCAATGGCAAGTCCGTTGCCGTGCTGCCCGAGGGCGGTCTCAGAAATCTGTCCGAATGGTCCCGCGATGTCGCCGCCGCGATGGCCGCGGCCCAGGGCCTCGAACTGACCGCCGAACACTGGGCGGTGATCGATGTCATGCGCAACTACTATCAGACCTATAACGTCTCGCCCGTGCGCAAGCTGCTCAAGCGCGCCTTGCGCGACGCCGGGCACGAGGGACTGGCCGATGACGCCGTGCTGGATGGCCTGTTCCCGGGTGACGTGCGCCTGCAGGGCGCCCGCATCGCCGGCATCCCGGTGCCGCATCTGGACGCCGAGCTGGAACGGCGGACCTATGCCAACTCGAAGGCCCGGAGCCAGGTGTCTTCCGCAGGCGCTGGCGAGGCCGCCGGTCACTTCGTCGGCAGCTTCGAATTCGAGGGCAAGACCTTCGAGGTCACGCCCACCGGCAACCTGCTGGACCTGTCGTGCTGGAACGAGCGCGTGGCCGAGCATCTGGCGCGCAAGGAAGGTATCGAGCTGACCCAGGATCACTGGCAGGTGATCAATTTCCTGCGCAGTTTCTACTTCGAGTACGGCATCACGCCCATGGTGAAGATCCTGATGAAGCACATGGCCGAGGAACTGGGTCCGGATCGGGCCAGCCGCGACCACCTGTACAGCCTCTTCCCCAAGGGGCCGTCGCGCCAGGGTTCACGCATCGCCGGCCTGCCGGAGCCCCAGGGCTGCATCGACGGCTGA